The window ACTACTCCACTAGGACACCTTGGCGGTggttatatacatacatatatatgtattatataagaTTGAACTTTTTGATAAACCAAAACATTAATCTACCAACAATTTAAACCACTCATCAAATTTAATATACAATTCAATTAACAAGAAAGCAACAAAACACaacacatatatgatatatacatacgtattaaatccataaaaagattgtacctTGGACAGAGTACGATTCCAAACAGTAACCTTAAATCCATTTCTAAGCAAGTTCATAGCCATAGCTTTTCCCATTATTCCCATCCCCAAAAACCCAATTTCTTCCATTTTTATTCTATGaaatttttcttgttttttttagtgGTGAACTGGGTATATACTGATCTTCAAAACCCTTCACTAATAATCTCAAAAGTTTCCTTTTTTCCTATGTATCTAAATAATATACTCGTATtcattaaaatagtataatgCTGTTTTCCTAACCcttgtttataaaaaattttaatactaggtagatattatattattttttttaatttttttttgcagaTTTGGCATAGCTCAGCTTCCACTCATTTTGTTTCAAAATCTTGTTAATTATTGGTCCAAGCTTCTGTGGGCTTTCAGTATTTTCCTCAAATTTTGGAGTTTTTTTGGAATTTGGAGGTATTATCCGTCTGGGTCTTTTTGCATGTTTATTGATTTGTTGGGCTTAAGCATTAACGTGTTATGGgcttaaaagttttttttattttttttttcaaagttggAATCAATGTTACGGGCTTAAAAGTTCGAAAAAGCCCAAAAGTATACAAAATTTTATTGAGTGtttgcaaaaagccaaaaacTTAATGTGAAGTTCAACCATTTGCTAAGCTAGTTCTATTCCTCTCAAGTCTCAATGCTGTTTTGCCTCTTGCCTGTTCGAGGCAATATCCCCAGGGACCGGGGTGGAAGGGCCATGAAGCATGTTCGCGCACCCTGGCTTTACGGgttgtcactttttacttctagacTTTTGCACCGTACACTCTTTTTCGAAGTgacttaatagttaatatttaatAGTATTATGTCACTTCACTAAGCTgaactttttcttcttttgtttcacCGTGACAATAAGATTAACAATATGTGAAAGACAATATATGTTTTAGACAAGTGTAAGAATATGTAACATGTCTAGTAATTTGTTTTAGAGTTTCTTTCTAATTATTTTCACTACATGCAAGACATGTGCCCATAACTAACAAGACGCTAGATTACAAGAGAGAAAGTAAAACATGTTAAACGGATTAATCTAAGTTACAACTATTCCATTTGGACCAGTCTAAGCAAGGTCGTGGTGTTCTTTGAGAGATCCAAAGGAAACTGAGTGACTTTATTTCTTTGAAAACAAAGCGTAACGAGGGAGATTTATTGGAGAAGATCATGTCATTTCTAGATTTCCAGATAATCCAGCAGAATGCTAATATAATCACATTGAGGAATTTCCTTCTTTTTGGGGCAATTGAAGGAAGCTTATGAAGTTCAAAAAGGTCTCGGCAGTTAGATGGCTTGACAGGGGTAATGTGGCCgcttaaatttatttattaaaagagcTATTAATTAATCGAGTTAGCAATGTCATACATTAatcttctaaaaatatttttgtttaaaactgAAGTACATTCTTATTATAGAGAACAATTCCATACAAACTAGTTCTAAGACAATTCAAAGAGAAAAAGTGGCAATGTCATATGTTTTTGAAAGGCTCATTTTGACCCAAACTAATGTTAAAACTGACCATTTCGACCCAAATCTGTTTTGACCCAACCCCGTTTGACTTGTTGCTCAATCCAACCCAAACCCgtccattttgccacctatTATACCTATTAGTTATTGTGATTGTGTTATAGTATCTACTgaacaaaaacttatatttcTGAATTAACTTCAATTAATTCAGCAATCACCCAGAATCTAATCAATCTAAATTGATTAAACAATACAGAGAACTACACCTTCTAAACAGATGTAAATCACTCAACTATATAGATGAAACTATTATTACAATCTCGATTGTAATCTCTTTAATCTAATCAAACTTATTAGAGAAAGTGATATAGAATTATACAGACAAAAAATGAGAGATTTGTTATTAACCCTAATCGGGTTATAACAATCTATTTATACAAGGAAACTTTCAACTAATGTCATAAATTACCCCTGTATTTCTCTTCTTTCCTTCTTGTACATCTTTAGTCCTCCAGAAATGCAATGTGTTGTACTCATAATTCAGCAGATGTAGTCTTGAAGTTCAAACCATAATCCATGCTTACTTGATCTTCTTATAACCTGAAAATAGGCTAATCATACAATAAGTAATAATGTTATTTGAGAATAGAATTATATTTCTCAATATCCCCCCTTAATCCTATTCTCAAATACATTTAAAAGAGTTAACTTGTTACAAAAAAACTCATGAGATTTTTTGTCCAACCCTTTTGTTAGAATGTCTGCAATATTATTTGCAGCATCTATTTTCTCAATCTTTACAACCCCTGCTAGAATCTTTTCTCTCACAAAATGGAGATCAATTTCTAAATGTTTAGTTCTTTCATGGAAAACAGGGTTGGCTGCAATTTTAATTGCAGATTTATTATCACAAAACACTGTAACAGGAAGGATATTTTTAACAAGTATATCCTCTAAAATTTTAACTATCCAAATAACTTCACATGTAACAGAAGCCATAGCTCTATATTCACCTTCAGTAGAAGATTTAGACACAGTGTTTTGTTTCTTACTTTTCCCAGacacaagattaccacaaaagaaaacacaatatcCAGTAACACTTCTTCTACTGGAAATACATTTAGCCCAATCAGAATCAACAAAAGCTTCAAGAGAGAGATTAGAAGACTTACTAATAAGAATTCCTTTTCCTGGAGCAGCTTTCAAATATCTCAATACTCTTAAAGCTACTTTTAAATGAGAATCAAGAGGTTTATGCATAAATTGACTTAAACAGTGCACAGTATATGCAATGTCAGGTCTAGTATGGGTTAGGTAAATGAGTCTGCCAATTAACCGTTGATAATCAGTAATATTTTTAAGAACATGATCAGTATCAGTCTCTTCACTAGAAAGATGAACATTAGGATCAAGAGGAACAGACATAGGCTTACCAGCAAGTAGACCAAACTCAGAAATAAGATCCAAACAATACTTTCTTTGATTGAGACATACTCTAGTTTCAGTTTTAACAACTTCAATTcccaaaaaatatttcaatataccTAAGTCTTTTATCATAAACTGAGTTTGCAAATATGTTTTAAACTTCTCAATCTCATCCTCATTATCACCAGTAACaattatatcatcaacataaacaagTAAAGCAATAAAGTAATTTTGATCAGCTTTAGTAAATAGAGAATAATCACTTTTACTTTGAATAAAACCAGCAGAAATTAAAGCTTCAGTAAGCTTAGCATTCCATTGCCTAGGAGCTTGTTTGAGTCCATATAAAgacttattcaacttgcaaACTCTTTTGTCATTAGGATCAAAAAAACCTTCAGGTAAATCCATATATACAGTTTCATTTAAATCCCCATATAAGAATGCATTGTTAATATCAAGTTGATACAAGGTCCATCCTTTGTTAATAGCTAAAGAAATTAAGCATCTAATAGTAACAATTTTCACAACAGGagaaaaagtctcatcaaaatcaaccccAGCCTTTTGACTATACCCTTTAGCAACAAGTCTAGCCTTGTATCTTTCTATCTCCCCATTAGCcttatattttatcttataGATCCATTTACAGCCTATGGACTTTCTATCTTTAGGAAGATCAGTAACCTCCCAAGTGTTATTCCTATACAAAGTCTCCATTTCATTATTCATAGCATCTAACCAATGTTTTTCTTTACTAGCTTGCATAAAAGAATGTGGTTCAGTACTTTTATTAAGCTCAGTAACAAAAGATAAGCAGCAGGCAGACAAAGCAGAATAGTTAACATAGTTTTCTAAACCATATTTGTTACTACTATAAACCACATAATCATTATATTTACTGAAAGGAAAAACAGATGATCTTTCAGACCTTCTTAAAGGCTGATCAGTAACATTTGAGggtatattttcatttaaagaTTGATTCTCAACAAGAACTTCTTCATTGACTTGATCATCAAGATGATCAATACCCTCAGATTCATTATTATTCAAGTCATGAATTGCTGCACCATCATCACTGGTAGAACTAGAAGTACTGCCTAAGTGAGAGGTGCTGCCATCACTATTACTACTGCTATCTCTCTCTTCATCATTGGGAGATGAAGGGCACTCATGAGAATCAAAAAAATTCATCTGATCTTCAAGACTTACCATAAGAGGATCAGAAGTTTTAGTATGATGTTTATCTTTTAATGGAAAAATGTGTTCAAAAAATTTGACATCTCTGGCAAagaaaatgttattttcttcAATAGAAAGTAATTTATAACCTTTTTTACATTAGAATAACCTAAAAGAATACATTTAGTAGATCTTTTAGCAAATTTATCAAAgacatttaaattttttgaaaaacataagcACCCAAAGGATCTTAAGTGAGAGAGATTAGGTTTTTTGTTAAACATCATTTCATAAGGTGACTTTCCATTAAGAACAAAAGAAGGCAATCTGTTAATCAAATAACAAGCAGTTAGTACACATTCAGTCCACAGATTAAGAGGAAGACCCCCTTGAAATAACAGAGACCTAGCCACATTTAATAGATGTCTATGTTTCCTTTCTACCACCTCATTTTGTTGTGGTGTATaaacatttgaagtttgatgAATAATCCCATTTGTTTCAACAAATGTACTAAACTTAGAATTCAaaaattcagttccattatcacttctcaaaGTTTTAATGGTAGTTTTGAAATGATTCTTAATCAAATTAAAGAACATAATTACATTTTCTAAAACTTCATCCTTAGATTTTAACAAGTATACCCACACTGCCCTTgtaaaatcatcaacaatagttaaaaaatatctaaaaccACCTCTCCCAGTAACTTTATATGGACCCCATACATCTAAATGTATAAGTTGACCTAAAAATTCAGATTTATGACTGCTTATAGGAAAAGAATCTCTAGTTTGTTTAGCATATAAACAAGTTTCACAATTCAGATTGTTGTCTGTTctaaaatgtaaatcagtttgAAGTTTATTTAACACATTTTCAGCAGGATGACCTAACCTACTATGCCAAACAGTTTTAGACACATTGCAAGTAATTAACCTATCAATACCTTGCAAATTCTCAACAATGTAATACAGACCACCAATTTGTTTACCAGTTCCTAGAATTTTCATTGTATTCAAATCCTGGGTCATCACATAACAAAAATTATCATCAAAAGCAATTAGATACTTACTATGTTTAGCAACTTTATGAACAGACAGTAAACTAACACAGTATTCTGGAACAATTAGGACATCATACAAAGTCAAATAACTTGTTAACTGTAAATTACCAATCTTCTGAACATAAGCATAAGTACCATTAGGGTGAccaactttaatttttaatgcAGAAACATCAATTATATCAACCATGTTTTTGTCAGAAAAAGTAATATGATGATTTGCTCCAGAATCATTAATCCATCCTTTCTTAGAATAAATAGGTCTAAAATTTGTATTTgaacaaaaaaatttcttaaaattgttGTGAAAAATTTTACTAGAATTAAACAACACACCTGCCATATTGGCATTAACACCTTGAGTAGAATCTGGATTATCTTTTAACAAATTGATTATTCTAGCTAGCTGCTCATCAGAAAGATTAGTAGAAGAACTTGCAGAATTTGAAGTAGAAGCATTATTAGCAAACTTCTTTTGACCTCCTTGagaattaaactttttctttccaaaattaGGAGGATAACCTATTATCTTAAAACATTTATCCATTGTGTGACCATTAAAACCACAGTTCTCACACACAACAGAAGAACCTCTATAAGAGTTTTGAGAATTATTGAttctattttttgaaaaattattcaCAGAAGGAAAAGAATTACCAGAACCAACTTTAGACATAAATGCAGAAGAATTAGACTTTTGAGAACCAGAATTAGAAGTTAAACCTCTATGTGACTCATCTCTAGACAAAATAGAATAAGCAGTTTTAAGATCAGGTATTGGTTCTTTAGTTAAAATtgtacttcttacattcacatacatatcatcaaGACCCATTAAAAACTGCATCAGTTTCATCAATTGAGTATGTTTAACAAAATCAGAAGCAGCATGATAAGTACATCTAGGTAACTGAACTAAAGCATCAAACTATTTCCAAAGAGCATTCAACTTATGATAATAATCAGACAATGGCATACCATTTTGACATAAAGAATTGATTTTATGATGCAAGTTAAAAATCACAGAACCATCAACTTTGTCATAGGTTTCTTTTAATTCTTTCCAAACAAGACTAGCTTTTCTACTAAAAATTTGTCCTAAATACAGTTCTTCATTAATAGAATTCAAAATCCAAGACAAAACAACAGCATTACATCTATCCCACTGTTTACCTAGCACCTCATCAGTATTAGATCTTCTACAAGTACCATCAACAaatccaattttattttttgcttcTAAAGCCAAAATCATAGCACAACTCCAGATTTGATAATTTTCAGTACCTTTAAGTTTTATTGACACAATAGAGAGAGTAGAAGAATCATTAGGATGCAAATGTAAAGGACTACTCAAGtctaatttacttattttagtAATATTACCATCACTCATTTCAGATTCctcatattcatattcaaaaTTAGGATTCACATTATCATCATCCATtgtaagcaaataaaaaaaaacacacaacaaTTAATCAATAATAACCAGAAGCAACACTTAGACTCAATTAATAAGAACAGACAATTTAAACAGcaagaaaagtaaaaaatatatatatatatttgaaaataaaacttaTTCTCCCAGAGGTGTCAGGGACAGGATTCCTGGCCTTTCAAAAGGTAGGTCAAGTTTAACACCAATGTTTTGAATGAGAATAAGATGAAAAACCAGTTTCTTacaaacaacaaataaaaagagATAAGGAAGAGAAGACAAACAGTGCTATCAGATGAATAAAGTGACAATTCTATTATTCGATCGATTCACTTAGTCGATGAATAACAGAATCAAGAAGAAGCCGGAGAATTAAATCGATTTTCTTTGAACAGAAGAActccaaaccctaattcgaaaaaattagggttttcagcGATAATCGGATCTGGAAATTATAACGGTGATCAAAGGATCATACGCCGTTAATAATATTAGTTTTAAGAACCAAAAAACCCCAAATAATAAAGAAACCCTAATCGGAGATCCAGaatccaaaaaaaattattatttatcaaaattattttgattaatctcctaaacctggctctgataccatgaacaaaaacttatatttcTGAATTAATTCAGCAATCACCCAGAATCTAATCAATCTAAATTGATTAAACAATACAGAGAACTACACCTTCTAAACAGATGTAAATCACTCAACTATATAGATGAAACTATTATTACAATCTCGATTGTAATCTCTTTAATCTAATCAAACTTATTAGATAAAGCGATATAGAATTATACAGACAAAAAATGAGAGATTTGTTATTAACCCTAATCGGGTTATAACAATCTATTTATACAAGGAAACTTTCAACTAATGTCATAAATTACCCCTATACTTCTCTTCTTTCCTTCTTGTACATCTTTAGTCCTCCAGAAATGCAATGTGTTGTACTCATAATTCAGCAGATGTAGTCTTGAAGTTCAAACCATAATCCATGCTTACTTGATCTTCTTATAACCTGAAAATAGGCTAATCATACAATAAGTAATAATGTTATTTGAGAATAGAATTATATTTCTCAACatctaccttattattaatTCTTCTTATACTTTCATTATTTCAACCCTTTTCGACccaaatctgttttttttttgctgtCTCTTCCTTTTCTACATAAAGACTTGAACATCAAAACGGACGTAACTGTGCTTTGTTCTCTTTTCAGTAGATGTTGATAAACTATCTGGTCTTCTTGAGAGTTTAGTACTTTACAAATAGCATCTATTCGTTATACTTTCTGGCCATAGTTTTCCTGACCACTCAACACATTTCCTATACATTATAACATGTCTATAGGGTCGCCGGTAGAGGTGGTGTGGTTAAGTGGATCGACCAAGGTGCAGTGGTTCAATCAATACCGTCTAAATAGATGGAACGATTCCCTTGTTTGATCCCTTGAATAATGTTATGGGTCGAATCATATATGGATAAAAGATAACACCCATTGGCTAAATTATACCTGTTAGTaaccttttaatttgtttatttacttaACATTTAGCTTGTATTTGAATAAGATCCCCTGCACTCGTTTTTGTATCCTTCGTTTATCATTAGCGATATCCCATCCACGTACACAGACGAGGAAACCATCACATAAGTGATTTCTACACAACAAACATTTCAATCTAACATACTCGCATCTCTGTGTTTTATCTTCTATCAGGAAAGGGTAAAAATGGTGAAATTCTAAGATTCAAATTGTTTTCTATTCAAGCAAAATGTTTCTTTATTGTTGCTCAGCATTAGTATCTTGTTAACAAACtaaaggttatatatatatgtttccaaattattgttaatattaaaggagagattaaaaaaatagtaacatttaTCTTGATttgtgtttatgtttaagcTTAACTTGATTTAAGTGATTGTTGTTAATGTAAATATCCAAGATTGAGGAGTATTTAGCAATAGTCAATATGTCAATAGGTATTGCTGATAGAAGATAAGGGACTAAGTTGCCAAGTTAGGCTATATACTGGTTGACTCATTCAGACAAACCTTTCATCCAAGAAATTTAGAAAATTTTATACAACTTCAATCCTAAATATTTGTTGTTCATATTCTTGAAAGATTTGCAGTTGAAGTATTTCAGGAATTGGATCTTAAAAACTAGTTTAACCAGCCAATCAATTGCTTCTGTTCAATACAAAAGTCTTTCTCTTAAgatatacataaatatttttttcgGTTGAGAAGTCCCCTTAGCTAGCTAGAGATTATGGCTGATGCTCTTACTCTTCTTTTAAGGAAATTTATCGATGACTTTAAGAAATATTCATCGTTACCTGAGAAAGAATACAGTAAACTAATGGGACGTGATTCATCAACGGCTCTGCGTAATCATCTACTAGCAGGCATGAAGCAGGTTTATGCAAATGAGGAAGTGCACGATCTGTTAGTCGGAGCAATAGATCTGGTGAATAGGATCCGTATGGAAGGTTTCATTCGAGCAAGAGAACAGCATGGAGAAAAGTGTATAGATGAGATTCTAGTTCGTTGTGAAAAATTATGTAACATGAAATATATCTCGAACATAGAACAGGGAGAAGAGGTTGTGGTGGGGTTTGATGAAGAAGTGGAAACACTACTTGATCAACTTACTGGTAACACTTCTACAAAGCAGCTCCTGGTTATCTCAATTGCAGGAATGGCTGGTCTTGGCAAGACTACTCTGGCTAGAAAACTTTACAATGATCCATTAGTCGAGTACATCTTTGATATTCGAGCGTGGACCTGTGTTTCTCAGGTTTATCTCGTTAAAGATTTGTTACTGGGCATACTAAGCACTTTTATCCATGACATTACGGACGAGGTTTACAATATGTACGACACACAGTTGGGGGAAAAGCTATACAGATTACTAAAGGGTCGTAAGTATTTGGTGGTCTTGGATGATATCTGGGATTCTAAGGCCTGGAATGATCTCAAAATGTATTTCCCAGATGACAAAACTGGAAGCAGAATCCTGTTTACCAGTCGTGACATAGACATCAGTTCACATGTACAGGCAGCAAGACCTACTCATGTTTTGCGTTTCCGTAATGAAGTTGAAAGTTGGGATTTGTTTCTAAGAAAGACCTTTAGGACTGGAATATGTCCTTTTTCACTGGAAGCTTTTGGAAGGGTGATTACAACAAAATGTGATGGTTTTCCCCTGGCAATTGTCATCGCCTCTGGTCTTCTGAAAAATAATTTGTCAAATGACTGGTGGGGGCAAATTGCTGAAAAGCTTAACTTGTTTATGGTGAGCAACCCAGACCAGTACATGGACTCGCTGGCTTTGAGCTACAACGATTTGCCACCTCACTTAAGACCATGCTTTCTCTTTTTTGGATCATTTCCTGAGGACTATGAGGTACCCGTGACAAAGCTGATTTTGCTATGGATCGCTCAAGGGTTCATAGATCAAAGTGGAAGCAAAACCATGGAGGATGTTGCAGAGGATTTCTTGATGGCCTTAATCAATAGAGGTTTGCTGATGACTTCCAAAAAGAGGGCTGACGGCCGTATCAAAGCATGCTGCATCCATGACTTGTTGCGGGATGTATGCTTGAGAAAAGCCGAGGAAGAGAAATTTCCGTTACTTAGTTACAAATATGCTCTTGTTCCAGCATCCTCCACTGCTATCCTCTCTGGTTTGTGCTATCCATGTGAGTTGGGCAATACCCTTCAAAAAGGTAGACTAATAGGTAGACCACTTCATTATGAAAGATACAAAacggttagggttcttgatatGGAGTACGTCCCTATGTCTGTATTTCATTCTGATCTAGTACACCTTAGTGATCTAAGATACTTGGCTATTCAAGCTTATGATGGAACTCCCCCTGCATCAATATCCAACCTTTTCAACTTACAAACGCTGATAATATCGTCAAAGAAGAATATTGTCCTACCAAAAACCATATGGAATATGGTAAATTTGAGGCACCTTTCTATCAGATCAGGGGAAAACCTTATTGAGGAGCCTAACTTTGTACAAGTAGCAAAGAATGTTGATTCTCCAAATTTGTTGCCTAGCCTGCAAACATTATGCCAAGTGAGTCCTCAATCTTGTCAGTATGTATCATCAAGAGCTCCCAATCTTAGAAAGCTTGGGTTTTGTGGATCCTTAATATCGAGTTTAGGTGATCTGGAATTCCCAAATGTAAGCTCCTTGCAACACCTCCAAAAATTGAAACTACTAAACATAATTCCATACCCGGAAGCAACAAGATCATGCAATCCTGTTCTGTTTCCTGAGGATATTAGGAAACTGACGTTGTCAAACACAGGAATGCATTGGGAAGAGATGTGGACTTTCTCCTTGCTACCCAACCTTGAGAT is drawn from Erigeron canadensis isolate Cc75 chromosome 9, C_canadensis_v1, whole genome shotgun sequence and contains these coding sequences:
- the LOC122581623 gene encoding putative late blight resistance protein homolog R1B-16, whose product is MADALTLLLRKFIDDFKKYSSLPEKEYSKLMGRDSSTALRNHLLAGMKQVYANEEVHDLLVGAIDLVNRIRMEGFIRAREQHGEKCIDEILVRCEKLCNMKYISNIEQGEEVVVGFDEEVETLLDQLTGNTSTKQLLVISIAGMAGLGKTTLARKLYNDPLVEYIFDIRAWTCVSQVYLVKDLLLGILSTFIHDITDEVYNMYDTQLGEKLYRLLKGRKYLVVLDDIWDSKAWNDLKMYFPDDKTGSRILFTSRDIDISSHVQAARPTHVLRFRNEVESWDLFLRKTFRTGICPFSLEAFGRVITTKCDGFPLAIVIASGLLKNNLSNDWWGQIAEKLNLFMVSNPDQYMDSLALSYNDLPPHLRPCFLFFGSFPEDYEVPVTKLILLWIAQGFIDQSGSKTMEDVAEDFLMALINRGLLMTSKKRADGRIKACCIHDLLRDVCLRKAEEEKFPLLSYKYALVPASSTAILSGLCYPCELGNTLQKGRLIGRPLHYERYKTVRVLDMEYVPMSVFHSDLVHLSDLRYLAIQAYDGTPPASISNLFNLQTLIISSKKNIVLPKTIWNMVNLRHLSIRSGENLIEEPNFVQVAKNVDSPNLLPSLQTLCQVSPQSCQYVSSRAPNLRKLGFCGSLISSLGDLEFPNVSSLQHLQKLKLLNIIPYPEATRSCNPVLFPEDIRKLTLSNTGMHWEEMWTFSLLPNLEILKLKLHACAGEMWETDDAEFPRLKVLKMHYLDIKYWVSSRDNFPRLQRLVVHRCSKLKSIPLDLGRILTLEVIEVRGCRTSAHNSAIEIQKEQENEGNFFLKVHAKPELEFQ